The Hymenobacter sp. 5317J-9 genome has a window encoding:
- a CDS encoding RidA family protein — MAHQIILTDQAPAPIGPYSQAVKAGNTVYVSGQIPLDAGGQLVPGDIAAQTHQVLKNLTAILAAAGLTLADVVKCSIFVKDLGDFATINQVYGSYFDEATAPARETVEVARLPRDVQVEISCIAVGA, encoded by the coding sequence ATGGCTCACCAGATTATTCTTACCGACCAGGCCCCGGCTCCCATCGGCCCCTACTCGCAAGCCGTGAAAGCGGGCAACACCGTATACGTTTCGGGTCAGATTCCGCTGGATGCCGGCGGTCAGCTCGTGCCCGGCGATATTGCGGCGCAGACGCACCAGGTGCTGAAGAACCTGACGGCCATTCTGGCCGCCGCCGGCCTCACGCTGGCCGATGTGGTGAAGTGCAGCATCTTCGTGAAGGACCTTGGCGATTTCGCCACCATCAATCAGGTGTACGGCTCCTATTTTGACGAGGCAACGGCGCCGGCCCGCGAGACGGTGGAGGTAGCCCGATTGCCGCGCGATGTGCAAGTGGAAATTTCCTGTATTGCCGTGGGTGCATAA
- the gltX gene encoding glutamate--tRNA ligase: MAEREVRVRFAPSPTGPLHIGGVRTALYNYLLARKLGGKMLLRIEDTDQNRFVPGAEEYILEALAWCGIVIDEGQGVGGPHGPYKQSERKPMYKQYADQLIADGHAYYAFDTPEELDAMRARLQAAKVPNPQYNSITRAQMRNSLTLPEDEVKQLLESGAPYVIRLKVPRKEEVRFQDLIRGWVVVHSSAIDDKVLMKSDGMPTYHLANIVDDHLMEISHVIRGEEWLPSAPLHVLLYRYLGWEKTMPQFAHLPLLLKPDGTGKLSKRDGDRLGFPVFPLEWHGIDGETGEPTVSRGYREDGYLPEALVNFLAFLGWNPGTQQEIFSMDELIQAFSIERVSKSPAKFDQNKVKWYNEHYLRAKSDAELAPYLLTALQEHGIECSQEKAEQIVGVMKERVSFPNDFWQEAKYFFAAPTEYDEAVISKKWNAQVSAALAAYADALPANSEPSANAEVLKSIFNQTVEAQGMKPGQVLQALRVAVTGAAAGPDLFETLAILGSGEVGTRLRATVERLASRV; the protein is encoded by the coding sequence ATGGCTGAAAGAGAAGTTCGGGTGCGCTTTGCGCCCTCGCCCACCGGGCCGCTGCACATCGGCGGCGTGCGCACCGCACTGTATAACTACCTGCTGGCCCGCAAGCTGGGCGGCAAGATGCTCCTGCGCATCGAAGACACCGACCAGAACCGCTTCGTGCCCGGCGCCGAGGAGTACATCCTCGAGGCCCTGGCTTGGTGCGGCATCGTGATTGACGAAGGCCAGGGCGTAGGCGGTCCCCACGGCCCCTACAAGCAGAGCGAGCGCAAGCCCATGTACAAGCAGTACGCCGACCAGCTCATCGCCGACGGCCACGCGTACTACGCCTTCGACACGCCCGAGGAGTTGGACGCCATGCGCGCCCGCCTGCAAGCCGCCAAGGTGCCCAACCCGCAGTACAACAGCATTACCCGCGCTCAGATGCGCAACTCCCTCACCCTGCCCGAGGACGAGGTGAAGCAACTGCTGGAGAGCGGCGCGCCCTACGTCATTCGCCTAAAAGTGCCCCGCAAGGAGGAAGTGCGCTTTCAGGATTTGATTCGCGGCTGGGTGGTGGTGCACTCGTCGGCCATCGACGACAAGGTGCTGATGAAGTCGGACGGCATGCCGACCTACCACCTGGCCAACATCGTGGACGACCACCTGATGGAGATTTCGCACGTCATTCGGGGCGAAGAGTGGCTGCCCTCGGCGCCGCTGCACGTGCTGCTCTACCGCTACCTGGGCTGGGAAAAGACCATGCCGCAGTTTGCCCACCTGCCCCTGCTGCTGAAGCCCGACGGCACCGGCAAGCTCAGCAAGCGCGACGGCGACCGCCTGGGCTTCCCGGTGTTCCCACTGGAATGGCACGGCATCGACGGCGAAACCGGTGAGCCCACCGTGAGCCGCGGCTACCGCGAGGACGGCTACCTGCCCGAAGCCCTGGTAAATTTCCTGGCTTTCCTGGGCTGGAACCCGGGCACGCAGCAGGAAATCTTCTCGATGGACGAGCTGATTCAGGCCTTTTCCATTGAGCGCGTGAGCAAGTCGCCGGCCAAGTTCGACCAGAACAAGGTGAAGTGGTACAACGAGCACTACCTGCGCGCCAAGTCCGACGCCGAGCTGGCGCCCTACCTGCTCACGGCCCTGCAGGAGCACGGCATCGAGTGCTCGCAGGAGAAAGCCGAGCAGATTGTGGGCGTGATGAAGGAGCGCGTGAGCTTCCCGAACGACTTCTGGCAGGAAGCCAAGTACTTCTTCGCGGCTCCGACGGAATACGACGAAGCGGTTATCAGCAAGAAATGGAACGCGCAGGTGAGCGCCGCCCTGGCGGCCTACGCCGACGCCCTGCCCGCCAACTCGGAGCCCAGCGCCAACGCCGAGGTTCTGAAAAGTATCTTCAACCAAACGGTGGAAGCCCAGGGCATGAAGCCCGGCCAGGTGCTGCAAGCCCTGCGCGTGGCCGTGACCGGTGCCGCCGCCGGCCCCGACCTGTTCGAAACGTTGGCCATTCTGGGCAGCGGCGAAGTGGGCACGCGCCTGCGGGCCACCGTGGAGCGCCTGGCATCGCGTGTGTAG